In Virgibacillus sp. NKC19-16, a single genomic region encodes these proteins:
- a CDS encoding sodium:solute symporter family transporter, translating to MELKTLVWIGFILFMAVMFGIGYIASKKTKTMSDFAIASSGLGPVVLGLSFSATALSAATFMGYPAYSYTWGFSNLWIMLAIIIGASSGVLIVAKRAKKINTKQKSLSLSDWLGDFYNSDIIRVGTAIIMLFNIFYIASQFAAGARVVQYFLDLPYVTGLIIIAVVVMAYVFFGGTIADIYTDAVQAVLMCIAGVVVFISGIIIFGQGNITTAFSNISVNLQNQNQQLVETFNTQSPYFYSLSAVLGIFVIQAGVASSPQLFNKVLALKNEKDLGKMLLVFFITTLLSVVVIFGGLYARVALPELETTDFALIAYIEFAFPIIASAFLAIVILAAVMSTTDGLFVVLSTVFANDIFLKFFVKKGIVKVDDKKANKIAMWISRWAVILVGLIAMIIVFNPPEHLADILWIGVSGVSAGSLGPIIYAVYGKKTGKAITRLAEVSMVVGLLSYLILYFGGIERSVMASGGYATLIGVATIWIGSFLVKSTPEVADEGNYSETVK from the coding sequence ATGGAACTTAAAACTCTAGTTTGGATAGGATTTATTTTGTTTATGGCTGTGATGTTTGGAATAGGTTATATTGCCTCTAAGAAAACGAAAACTATGTCTGATTTTGCAATTGCTTCATCAGGTTTAGGGCCGGTGGTGCTCGGTCTTTCTTTCTCAGCTACCGCTTTAAGTGCTGCAACGTTCATGGGATATCCAGCATATTCGTACACTTGGGGGTTCAGTAATTTATGGATTATGTTAGCGATAATAATAGGTGCGTCTTCTGGTGTTTTAATCGTTGCAAAACGAGCAAAAAAGATCAATACAAAACAAAAATCATTATCCTTGTCAGACTGGCTTGGTGATTTTTATAATAGCGACATCATTCGTGTGGGAACAGCTATTATAATGTTATTTAACATCTTCTATATAGCCAGCCAATTTGCTGCAGGAGCTCGCGTTGTCCAATACTTTCTTGATTTACCATATGTTACGGGATTAATTATAATTGCTGTTGTTGTTATGGCGTATGTATTCTTTGGAGGTACTATAGCTGATATTTATACTGATGCTGTACAAGCAGTCTTGATGTGTATTGCTGGTGTAGTTGTGTTTATATCAGGGATCATTATTTTTGGTCAAGGAAATATTACAACAGCGTTTTCAAATATATCAGTTAATTTGCAGAACCAGAATCAGCAGTTAGTGGAAACGTTTAACACACAATCACCTTACTTCTATTCGTTAAGTGCAGTGTTAGGAATCTTTGTCATTCAAGCAGGAGTTGCATCTTCTCCCCAGCTTTTTAATAAGGTTTTAGCATTAAAAAATGAAAAAGATCTGGGAAAGATGTTATTAGTCTTTTTTATTACAACTCTTTTAAGTGTAGTTGTAATATTCGGAGGATTATATGCGCGTGTAGCGTTACCGGAATTAGAAACTACTGATTTTGCATTAATTGCATATATCGAATTTGCCTTTCCGATCATTGCATCCGCCTTCTTAGCAATTGTGATTCTTGCTGCAGTTATGTCAACGACGGATGGTTTGTTTGTTGTTCTTTCGACCGTTTTTGCAAATGACATCTTCTTAAAATTTTTTGTTAAAAAAGGAATAGTAAAGGTTGATGATAAAAAAGCGAATAAAATTGCAATGTGGATTAGTAGGTGGGCTGTTATTCTTGTTGGTTTAATAGCAATGATTATTGTGTTTAACCCGCCAGAACACTTGGCAGACATTTTGTGGATAGGTGTTTCCGGAGTATCAGCAGGATCTCTCGGACCAATAATATATGCAGTATACGGCAAAAAAACTGGAAAAGCTATTACCCGATTAGCAGAAGTTTCCATGGTTGTTGGTTTACTCTCATATTTAATTCTTTACTTCGGTGGCATTGAGAGAAGTGTAATGGCTTCAGGTGGTTATGCTACTCTGATAGGTGTAGCTACAATATGGATAG
- a CDS encoding enoyl-CoA hydratase/isomerase family protein — MEFVKFELEGSIGIVTIDRPPVNSLNLQAYDEIKKTFEMINSDRTVRVVILRAEGKVFIAGNDVNDISSITSDNYLEYKQHVLDCIQAVYNCRVPVIVALSGASVGAGLALVSSCDLIIASDRAKVGVPEINIGLVGAGDGPSRLVPHKVVRYLGLTGEYISASELRHYGGVLDVVPDENLMDRVLEVARKIEKKSPMAVEHWKQYLNKIEVYNKVEDDGDLRTLAIIDKEDTKEAVNAFLEKREPKFK, encoded by the coding sequence ATGGAATTTGTAAAATTTGAGTTAGAGGGTTCTATTGGTATTGTCACGATAGACCGTCCTCCTGTAAATTCTTTAAATTTACAAGCGTATGATGAAATTAAGAAGACTTTTGAAATGATTAACAGTGACCGTACTGTTCGAGTAGTTATATTAAGAGCAGAAGGAAAAGTATTTATAGCAGGCAATGATGTAAACGATATTTCTTCTATAACCAGTGATAATTATTTAGAATACAAGCAACACGTACTAGATTGTATTCAAGCTGTCTATAACTGCCGTGTCCCTGTGATTGTAGCATTGTCCGGGGCATCCGTGGGTGCTGGGTTGGCTTTAGTATCTAGCTGTGATCTTATTATTGCATCAGACAGAGCAAAAGTTGGAGTTCCGGAAATCAATATTGGTCTCGTAGGAGCCGGAGATGGACCATCAAGACTTGTACCGCATAAAGTTGTCCGCTATCTTGGATTAACCGGTGAATACATTTCTGCCTCTGAGCTAAGACATTACGGCGGAGTTCTTGATGTAGTACCAGATGAAAATTTAATGGATCGTGTACTTGAAGTAGCAAGAAAAATTGAAAAGAAAAGTCCGATGGCAGTTGAACATTGGAAGCAATACTTAAATAAAATAGAGGTTTACAATAAAGTTGAAGATGACGGTGATCTTAGAACCCTTGCTATTATTGATAAGGAAGATACAAAGGAAGCAGTGAATGCATTTCTTGAAAAAAGGGAGCCTAAATTCAAATAG